In one Agathobacter rectalis ATCC 33656 genomic region, the following are encoded:
- the aguA gene encoding agmatine deiminase yields the protein MKILNAGCPRADGFYMPAEYAPHKGTIIIWPKRPGSWIYGARRAREAFAEVICAIAESEQAYVLAEADVIDNARSVVEAVRKQKNYQENFPVKYIQMESDDAWARDVGPTFVKNEDGAVRGIDWCFNAWGGKVDGLYADWTKDDRVAALFCNKAGYDMYDAHPFVLEGGAIHTDGEKTVIVTESCLLSKGRNPELSKSEIEQKLKDYLGAEKIIWIPYGIYNDETNEHVDNVCAFTSPGHVVLAWTDDMDDPQYQMSSADLEILENETDARGRKIEVHKVYIPKNPVCITEYELSGFTFEEGEDEREAGERLAASYVNFYITNGGVLIPQFGDVMDEPALKAIGSLFEGRKVYPIYARDIIVGGGNIHCITQQIPQ from the coding sequence ATGAAGATTTTAAATGCAGGCTGTCCTAGAGCAGACGGCTTTTATATGCCGGCAGAGTATGCTCCCCACAAGGGTACCATCATTATCTGGCCAAAGCGCCCGGGCTCATGGATTTACGGTGCCAGGCGGGCAAGAGAGGCTTTTGCGGAGGTGATATGTGCAATAGCAGAGTCTGAGCAGGCATATGTGCTCGCTGAGGCAGATGTGATAGACAATGCAAGGTCTGTTGTGGAAGCTGTAAGAAAGCAGAAAAATTATCAGGAAAATTTCCCGGTGAAATATATACAAATGGAGTCAGATGATGCCTGGGCCAGAGATGTGGGGCCGACCTTCGTGAAAAATGAGGATGGCGCTGTCAGGGGAATCGACTGGTGCTTTAATGCCTGGGGCGGCAAGGTGGACGGACTGTATGCAGACTGGACAAAGGATGACAGAGTAGCGGCTTTATTTTGCAACAAAGCCGGATACGACATGTATGATGCGCATCCGTTTGTCTTAGAGGGTGGAGCCATCCACACAGACGGAGAGAAAACTGTGATAGTGACGGAAAGCTGTCTGCTAAGCAAGGGCAGAAATCCGGAATTATCGAAGTCTGAAATAGAACAGAAATTAAAGGATTATCTCGGTGCCGAAAAAATTATCTGGATTCCTTATGGAATATACAATGATGAAACCAACGAGCATGTCGACAACGTATGTGCATTTACAAGCCCGGGGCATGTGGTGCTTGCGTGGACTGATGACATGGATGACCCACAGTATCAGATGTCCTCAGCGGACCTTGAAATATTGGAAAATGAAACTGATGCAAGGGGTAGAAAAATTGAGGTTCACAAGGTTTACATTCCAAAGAATCCGGTGTGTATCACAGAATATGAGCTTTCGGGCTTCACCTTTGAGGAGGGTGAGGATGAGCGCGAGGCAGGAGAACGCTTAGCGGCAAGCTATGTGAATTTTTACATCACAAACGGCGGTGTGCTCATTCCACAGTTTGGTGATGTGATGGATGAGCCTGCGCTTAAGGCAATCGGAAGCCTTTTTGAGGGAAGAAAAGTGTATCCGATATATGCGCGCGACATAATTGTCGGCGGGGGAAATATACACTGTATCACACAGCAGATACCGCAGTAA
- a CDS encoding DUF4176 domain-containing protein, which yields MNEKFDFLPLGSIVVVSGGIKKFVIVARALQVNINGCKQFFDYAACPYPEGMNGDRLMYFQHTDISRVVFEGYVDDDEIMMCDNIFNAMEKTEIERADVRKLKRSMVN from the coding sequence ATGAATGAAAAATTTGATTTTCTGCCACTTGGGAGCATTGTAGTAGTAAGCGGTGGCATAAAAAAATTTGTGATTGTTGCAAGAGCACTGCAGGTAAATATAAATGGCTGTAAACAGTTCTTTGATTATGCTGCCTGCCCATATCCTGAGGGAATGAATGGTGACAGGCTTATGTATTTTCAGCATACAGATATCAGCAGGGTTGTGTTTGAAGGGTATGTAGATGATGATGAGATAATGATGTGTGACAACATCTTTAATGCCATGGAGAAAACAGAAATAGAGCGCGCAGATGTAAGAAAACTCAAAAGAAGCATGGTGAACTGA
- a CDS encoding T7SS effector LXG polymorphic toxin, translating to MEGFQINYTDLSDLFWEYKRKIENLIENIDNCIERISMFTENAVFTGKTGDAVKSYLGEAHITILSGIKVTAQTLLDNMAAYKDGYRAIDSSTNFKLDEEAIQEFRKKLASNYEDTDEYTGKIRSALSEVSDISDVGMPDSNGVFDIHEQMDSDLIKLVSNVNSYERENVVRLENSVELLLENLQSCLSKIGLSQGAIESYETGSFITGKDAGTLNTGIKIFGDLHEKNKEAYDEIYETEQKIKDEAEKRKTQGIWRTVGGAVLIATGVACIVLTGGAAIPIVADVAVAVGSGTAVFGAADAIEGTQDIYYGSTGDIDSTAVNGIKDDLFQGNEDAYYLTENAFAFAASAMIPIGQASTAGNLTFKSTATIVAKEGISMGAGAGAQKITTDVTGNDTAGMVAGMVASGVTAKGLNGIEAEANKLAKAPKGIDGVTEEAGKGLEGAAKGAESAAEDVGKVVESGSSSGKVWDYSKQFDGELANFNAGYEIKNVIKEDLYLVQFHSNAEVGSGRSLKYWTTFDAANRISTVDDYMNQMALLSNWGARDNVSIAKIPAGTKIKYAIGTAKEQVGAIESRPGGGLQILFEKFDDGWVLDTRPLP from the coding sequence ATGGAAGGGTTTCAGATAAATTATACGGATCTCAGCGATCTGTTCTGGGAATATAAGCGAAAAATTGAAAATCTAATTGAAAATATTGATAACTGCATAGAAAGAATCAGTATGTTTACGGAAAATGCAGTATTTACAGGAAAAACCGGAGACGCAGTAAAGAGTTATCTTGGTGAAGCACATATAACAATCCTGTCAGGCATTAAAGTAACTGCACAGACACTGCTTGACAATATGGCAGCATACAAGGATGGATACCGTGCCATTGATAGCTCGACGAACTTCAAACTGGATGAAGAAGCAATACAGGAATTCAGGAAAAAACTGGCATCAAACTATGAGGATACTGATGAGTATACGGGCAAAATAAGAAGTGCACTTTCAGAAGTATCGGACATATCTGATGTGGGCATGCCGGACAGTAACGGAGTATTTGATATCCATGAGCAGATGGACAGCGACCTTATAAAGCTTGTCTCAAATGTAAACAGCTACGAGAGAGAAAATGTGGTACGGCTTGAAAATTCAGTAGAGCTGCTTCTGGAAAATCTGCAGTCATGTCTTTCAAAAATAGGCCTTAGCCAGGGTGCGATTGAGAGCTATGAAACAGGCAGTTTTATCACAGGTAAAGATGCAGGTACCCTGAACACGGGCATTAAAATATTTGGAGACCTGCATGAGAAGAATAAAGAAGCATACGATGAAATCTATGAGACAGAACAGAAGATAAAGGATGAAGCCGAAAAGAGAAAGACACAGGGAATCTGGAGGACGGTTGGAGGAGCAGTACTAATTGCGACGGGTGTAGCATGCATAGTGCTGACAGGAGGTGCTGCAATACCAATAGTAGCTGACGTTGCAGTAGCAGTAGGAAGCGGAACAGCAGTATTCGGAGCTGCAGATGCCATAGAGGGCACTCAGGATATTTATTATGGAAGCACAGGTGACATTGACAGCACGGCAGTAAACGGCATAAAGGATGACCTGTTTCAGGGAAACGAGGACGCATATTATCTGACAGAAAATGCCTTTGCATTTGCGGCATCCGCAATGATTCCAATCGGACAGGCATCCACAGCGGGAAATCTGACATTCAAAAGCACAGCAACAATAGTCGCCAAAGAAGGCATCTCAATGGGAGCCGGAGCCGGTGCGCAGAAGATAACCACAGATGTGACAGGAAATGATACAGCAGGAATGGTTGCCGGTATGGTTGCGAGTGGAGTGACAGCAAAGGGGCTGAATGGAATTGAAGCAGAGGCGAACAAGCTGGCGAAAGCCCCAAAAGGGATTGATGGAGTAACCGAGGAAGCTGGAAAAGGGCTCGAGGGAGCAGCCAAGGGAGCCGAGAGTGCAGCGGAAGATGTTGGGAAGGTTGTTGAGAGTGGTAGTTCATCAGGTAAAGTATGGGATTATTCTAAACAATTTGATGGTGAATTAGCTAACTTTAATGCTGGATATGAGATAAAAAACGTTATTAAAGAAGATTTGTATTTAGTTCAATTTCATTCTAATGCTGAAGTTGGTAGTGGAAGAAGTTTGAAATACTGGACTACTTTTGATGCAGCAAATAGAATTAGTACAGTAGATGACTACATGAATCAAATGGCGTTATTGAGTAACTGGGGAGCAAGAGATAATGTGTCTATTGCTAAAATACCAGCAGGAACAAAAATTAAATATGCAATTGGAACTGCAAAGGAACAAGTTGGAGCAATAGAATCAAGACCTGGTGGGGGACTACAGATATTATTTGAGAAATTTGATGATGGCTGGGTTTTAGATACAAGACCGTTACCATAG
- a CDS encoding MATE family efflux transporter, whose product MKKLFVKYVSQNILGMVGMSLYILADTFFISKAVGSNGITALNLVLPVYNLIFAIGAMIGVGSAIRYVVEKNKGDTSSESYFFHALLWCIIISVIFILIGIFIPDRLVGLLGGDSAIINTGKNYTRIFMLFTPFFMCNYVCNAFVRNDGAPSIAMCATLFSSLFNIVFDYILMFPLGLGMEGAALATAISPIIGIMICCIHFCSDKCSVKLKPTVPSVKRLFYSCQVGVSSFVAEISSGVITIVFNMIILRLAGNIGVAAYGVVANTSLVAVALFNGIAQGSQPLISDYYGKGLRKNVGSILRMAVVSSLLIAALLILFICTFAPFVTSVFNSEHDARLASYAESGLRLYFTGFIFAGINIVGSAILSAVESVKYAFAASIMRGFIAISIFAFALSAAFGMTGVWLAFPAAEFVTMFIIVKGLRKNYSNYNR is encoded by the coding sequence ATGAAAAAATTATTTGTAAAATATGTCTCACAAAACATACTCGGCATGGTGGGTATGTCATTATATATACTTGCCGACACCTTCTTTATATCAAAGGCGGTCGGCTCAAACGGTATCACCGCGCTCAATCTGGTGCTGCCTGTATACAATTTGATTTTTGCCATAGGCGCAATGATCGGAGTCGGCTCCGCTATCAGATATGTCGTAGAGAAAAATAAGGGCGACACATCCAGCGAGAGCTACTTTTTTCATGCCCTGCTGTGGTGTATTATAATAAGCGTTATATTCATATTGATTGGTATTTTCATCCCGGACAGGCTCGTAGGGCTGCTCGGCGGAGATTCGGCAATTATAAATACCGGTAAAAACTATACACGTATTTTCATGCTTTTTACACCGTTTTTCATGTGCAACTATGTGTGCAACGCTTTCGTAAGAAATGATGGCGCACCATCCATTGCCATGTGTGCCACACTTTTCAGCAGCCTTTTTAATATTGTTTTTGATTACATACTCATGTTCCCGCTTGGACTTGGTATGGAGGGAGCCGCTTTAGCTACCGCTATTTCACCGATTATAGGCATCATGATATGCTGTATTCATTTCTGCTCAGACAAATGCTCCGTAAAGCTTAAGCCGACGGTTCCATCTGTCAAGAGACTCTTTTACTCCTGCCAGGTTGGTGTTTCTTCCTTTGTTGCTGAAATATCATCAGGTGTCATAACTATTGTCTTCAATATGATTATCCTGAGGCTTGCAGGAAATATCGGCGTGGCAGCATACGGTGTGGTTGCCAATACGTCACTGGTCGCTGTAGCTTTGTTCAACGGAATAGCACAGGGTTCACAGCCTCTTATCAGCGACTATTACGGCAAAGGACTTAGAAAAAATGTAGGTTCGATACTCAGGATGGCTGTCGTTTCATCTCTCTTAATTGCTGCACTGCTCATTTTGTTCATATGCACCTTTGCACCTTTTGTGACATCTGTTTTCAACAGCGAGCACGATGCCAGGCTTGCTTCGTATGCCGAGAGCGGACTGCGCCTTTACTTTACAGGCTTTATTTTTGCCGGAATCAATATAGTAGGTTCTGCTATCCTAAGTGCCGTTGAGTCCGTAAAATATGCGTTCGCGGCATCTATCATGCGTGGTTTTATCGCTATAAGCATTTTCGCATTCGCACTTTCAGCCGCTTTCGGCATGACAGGTGTGTGGCTTGCTTTTCCGGCAGCTGAATTTGTGACTATGTTTATTATTGTTAAGGGATTAAGAAAAAACTATTCTAATTATAATAGATAA
- a CDS encoding DUF5082 domain-containing protein, whose product MAKKNDRKEYNKLKKKKADNKKQQEQCQSEIDVLDEKIERLKAAYRKLDDAKEAIDDIKHNQRNMINSDLYQCMWTGSNAQECYDSCESGNLYTAYDGYVSNIDAAEDAINWEINTLKEKVNEKYGVLSGLVNAWDDLCTKIQNFFN is encoded by the coding sequence ATGGCAAAAAAGAATGACAGAAAAGAATACAATAAACTGAAGAAAAAGAAAGCTGACAATAAAAAACAGCAGGAACAGTGCCAGTCAGAGATAGATGTGCTTGATGAGAAAATAGAGAGGCTGAAGGCGGCATACAGGAAGCTGGATGATGCCAAGGAGGCTATTGATGATATCAAGCATAACCAGAGGAATATGATAAATTCAGACCTTTATCAGTGCATGTGGACAGGCAGCAATGCACAGGAATGTTATGATTCATGTGAGAGCGGAAATTTATATACAGCTTATGACGGATATGTGTCAAATATAGATGCAGCGGAGGATGCCATCAACTGGGAAATAAATACACTAAAAGAAAAAGTGAATGAAAAATATGGTGTGCTTTCAGGACTTGTTAACGCATGGGATGATCTGTGCACGAAAATACAGAATTTTTTCAATTAA
- a CDS encoding GH-E family nuclease produces the protein MGHIPEAKYSEMHEAYMNGELTTKEFVDWYNDPANYRLELPSNNRSHKYE, from the coding sequence ATGGGACACATTCCAGAAGCAAAATATTCAGAAATGCATGAAGCATATATGAATGGTGAATTGACAACAAAAGAATTTGTGGATTGGTATAATGACCCTGCCAACTATAGACTAGAATTGCCAAGTAATAATCGTAGTCATAAGTATGAATAA
- the nspC gene encoding carboxynorspermidine decarboxylase, with protein MKINELRTPCYVIDEGKLTENLLILNGVMQRTGARILLAQKAFSAFYEYPLIGRYLSGTTASGLFEARLAHEEMGKENHVFCPAFLPQEMDELVEICDHIVFNSVSQYLLHRDKIEKADKKISVGLRINPECSTQEGHEIYDPCAPGSRLGITREALDKAIKNGLDLSRIEGFHFHTLCEQDSDALETTLAAVEEKFGDLLYGLKWLNMGGGHHITRADYDIERLEKCIMHMRDKYDLEIYLEPGEAVALDAGYLETTVLDIVENNGIKILILDTSAACHMPDVLEMPYRPPLMDSGEPGEKKYTYRLSSCTCLAGDVIGDYSFDREIKTGDRLCFCDMAIYSMVKNNTFNGMPLPDIAVMDENNDCKVIRRFEYEDFKCRLS; from the coding sequence ATGAAGATAAATGAATTAAGAACTCCCTGTTATGTGATAGACGAGGGAAAATTAACTGAAAATCTTTTGATATTAAACGGTGTCATGCAAAGGACAGGTGCAAGGATTCTTCTGGCACAGAAGGCATTCAGCGCATTTTATGAATATCCTCTTATCGGCAGATATCTAAGCGGGACAACTGCAAGCGGGCTTTTTGAGGCCCGCCTTGCACATGAAGAAATGGGAAAGGAAAACCATGTATTCTGTCCCGCTTTTTTGCCGCAGGAGATGGATGAGCTGGTAGAAATATGTGACCATATTGTATTTAATTCCGTATCGCAGTATCTGCTTCACAGGGATAAAATAGAAAAGGCTGATAAAAAAATAAGTGTCGGGCTCAGAATAAACCCTGAGTGCTCCACACAGGAGGGGCATGAGATATATGACCCATGTGCGCCGGGCTCAAGGCTTGGGATAACGAGAGAGGCACTCGATAAGGCTATTAAAAACGGGCTTGATTTATCACGTATAGAGGGCTTTCATTTTCACACGCTCTGTGAACAGGATTCGGATGCGCTTGAAACGACTCTTGCAGCGGTAGAGGAGAAATTCGGAGATTTACTGTATGGACTTAAGTGGCTCAATATGGGAGGCGGACACCACATCACAAGGGCAGATTATGACATTGAGAGGCTTGAAAAATGCATTATGCATATGCGTGACAAATACGACCTGGAAATCTATCTGGAGCCGGGAGAGGCGGTTGCGCTTGATGCAGGATATCTGGAGACAACGGTGCTTGATATAGTTGAAAACAATGGCATAAAGATACTCATTCTGGATACCTCCGCAGCCTGCCATATGCCGGATGTGCTTGAGATGCCGTACCGTCCGCCGCTTATGGACAGTGGCGAGCCGGGTGAGAAGAAGTATACCTACAGATTGTCCTCATGTACCTGTCTGGCAGGTGATGTGATAGGGGATTATTCATTTGACAGAGAGATAAAAACCGGCGACAGGCTGTGCTTTTGCGATATGGCAATCTACTCGATGGTCAAAAATAATACCTTTAACGGCATGCCGCTTCCGGACATTGCAGTAATGGATGAAAATAACGATTGTAAGGTTATCAGGAGATTCGAATATGAAGATTTTAAATGCAGGCTGTCCTAG
- a CDS encoding IS110 family transposase: MSMYFIGIDISKYKHDCCIISAANQKVVSKVIIKNNKAGFNELLTIIHSLANPADIRIGFESTAHYALNLELFLENSLLTFMEVNPVLISEYKKSKTLRRTKTDSVDCESIARWLMTVEYKPHSKGFYHAYSLKSLTRLRDKLIRQRSFYLVKITNVLDHTFPEFKPFFNERLSKTALYLLENYGSAEKMARMNSASYEKLRSVSRGKFSPQQFLRLKELAVNTVGVNNSIFDVELNSLLSLYKSLVKEIDTIKKEINQLIEEVHPHYMSVPGIGPLSAAVIYSEYGDISNFTNPGQMLAFAGIEPGINESGTESHGGKMVKRGSSQLRYTLINCCLPLIRFDMTFATYYAKKRGEGKPHRVAITHVAKKLIRVIYALESQDIDFNAQELR; encoded by the coding sequence ATGTCAATGTACTTTATTGGAATTGATATTTCCAAGTACAAACATGATTGCTGCATCATTTCTGCAGCTAATCAAAAAGTAGTTTCTAAAGTCATAATCAAAAACAATAAAGCCGGCTTTAATGAACTGCTTACAATCATTCATTCTCTTGCAAATCCTGCGGACATAAGAATAGGGTTTGAATCAACTGCCCATTATGCTCTCAATCTTGAACTCTTCCTTGAAAATTCTCTCCTAACCTTCATGGAAGTAAATCCTGTTCTCATCAGTGAATACAAGAAATCCAAAACACTTAGGCGTACAAAAACCGACTCTGTTGACTGTGAATCAATAGCTCGTTGGTTAATGACTGTTGAATACAAACCCCATTCAAAAGGATTTTACCATGCTTACTCTTTAAAGTCATTAACTCGTTTACGCGATAAACTTATCCGACAGCGTTCTTTCTATCTTGTTAAAATAACAAATGTGTTAGATCATACATTCCCTGAGTTTAAACCATTCTTTAATGAACGCTTATCCAAAACCGCTCTCTATCTGCTTGAGAACTATGGTTCTGCTGAAAAGATGGCTCGTATGAACTCAGCCTCTTATGAAAAGCTACGTTCCGTATCCCGAGGGAAGTTTTCACCACAGCAATTCCTACGACTAAAAGAACTTGCTGTCAATACTGTTGGTGTAAATAACTCTATTTTTGATGTAGAGCTGAACAGTCTTTTATCTTTATACAAATCCCTTGTAAAAGAGATTGATACCATTAAAAAAGAAATCAACCAACTAATTGAAGAAGTACATCCTCACTATATGTCAGTTCCTGGGATCGGACCATTATCAGCAGCTGTAATCTATTCTGAATACGGCGATATATCTAACTTCACTAATCCAGGACAAATGCTTGCATTTGCTGGAATAGAACCGGGAATCAACGAATCTGGTACTGAATCTCACGGAGGCAAGATGGTTAAACGTGGATCATCCCAGCTCCGCTACACACTTATCAATTGTTGTCTACCATTAATCCGCTTTGACATGACATTTGCAACTTACTATGCCAAGAAACGCGGAGAAGGCAAACCGCATCGAGTAGCCATTACTCATGTAGCTAAAAAGCTTATTAGAGTCATCTACGCATTGGAGAGCCAAGATATCGACTTTAATGCTCAGGAACTTCGTTAA
- the aguB gene encoding N-carbamoylputrescine amidase → MREVTIAAIQMSCSRDVKENIEKAAKLIRAAAEAGAQIILPSELFERQYFCQERRYDYYDYAKPLSENDAVQSMKALAKELGVVIPVSFYEAGEGRQLFNSVAVIDADGEVLGIYRKTHIPDDHYYQEKFYFTPGNTGFKAFKTRYATIGVGICWDQWFPETARGMALKGAEILFYPTAIGSEPILECDSMPHWRRCMTGHAACNLMPVVAANRIGTEEVVPCAENGNQSSALTFYGSSFITDATGEVVEQMDRVSEGFILHSFDLDELESERKSWGLFRDRRPEMYGEN, encoded by the coding sequence ATGAGAGAGGTTACAATTGCTGCAATCCAGATGAGCTGCAGCCGTGACGTAAAAGAAAATATTGAAAAAGCAGCAAAGCTTATAAGGGCTGCGGCAGAGGCAGGAGCACAGATAATACTTCCTTCGGAGCTATTTGAGAGACAGTATTTCTGTCAGGAGAGGCGCTACGATTATTATGACTATGCAAAGCCGCTTTCTGAAAATGATGCGGTGCAGAGCATGAAGGCACTTGCAAAGGAGCTTGGCGTAGTGATTCCTGTGAGCTTTTATGAGGCGGGAGAGGGCAGACAGCTTTTCAACTCAGTGGCGGTGATAGATGCCGATGGAGAGGTGCTTGGAATATACCGAAAGACACATATCCCGGACGATCATTATTATCAGGAGAAGTTTTACTTCACACCGGGAAATACAGGCTTTAAAGCTTTTAAGACAAGATATGCAACAATTGGAGTCGGCATATGCTGGGATCAGTGGTTCCCGGAAACGGCAAGAGGCATGGCTTTAAAGGGCGCGGAGATACTTTTTTACCCTACAGCCATAGGCAGCGAGCCGATACTGGAATGTGACAGCATGCCACACTGGAGAAGGTGTATGACCGGACATGCAGCCTGCAATCTGATGCCGGTAGTGGCGGCAAACAGGATAGGCACAGAGGAGGTTGTACCGTGTGCAGAAAACGGAAACCAGAGCTCTGCACTGACATTTTATGGTTCTTCGTTTATCACAGACGCAACCGGAGAGGTTGTTGAGCAGATGGACAGAGTATCGGAGGGCTTCATACTCCACAGTTTTGATTTGGATGAGCTGGAGAGTGAGAGAAAGAGCTGGGGGCTGTTCAGGGACAGGCGTCCGGAGATGTATGGGGAGAATTAG
- the hcp gene encoding hydroxylamine reductase translates to MFCFQCEQTAGCTGCTGNTGVCGKKADTAQLQDELTGALIGLARAVDDTSAVSKKTWQTIIEGLFTTITNVSFDNAAIEDMIQKVRAEKDSLVGDCNKCQSPCGRTDEYDMQQLWNADEDIRSLKSLILFGIRGMAAYAYHAYVLNFEDPEVNQFFCEALFRIGYAESMDELLQTVLKVGEINLKCMALLDKANTQTYGTPEPTDVTLTVEKGPFIVVTGHDLKDLQLLLEQTNGKGINIYTHGEMLPAHAYPLLKKFPHLKGNFGTAWQNQQKEFDHIPAPILYTTNCLMPPKSSYIDRVFTTEVVAFPGTVHIDEQKDFTPVIEKALELGGYKEDQTFTGINGGTQVTTGFGHSAILSHADTVIEAVKSGAIRHFFLVAGCDGAKPGRNYYTEFVKQTPSDSIVLTLACGKFRFNDLNLGEIGGLPRLMDMGQCNDAYGAIQVAIALADAFGCSVNELPLSFVLSWYEQKAVCILLTLLHLGIKNIRLGPSLPAFLSPNILNFLVENYGIAPITTPEEDIKVLLKQ, encoded by the coding sequence ATGTTTTGTTTTCAATGTGAACAAACGGCCGGATGCACCGGCTGTACCGGAAATACAGGTGTCTGCGGAAAAAAGGCAGATACTGCACAGCTACAGGATGAATTGACAGGCGCACTGATTGGTCTGGCGAGAGCTGTCGATGACACATCAGCTGTTTCAAAAAAGACCTGGCAGACCATTATCGAGGGCTTATTTACCACAATTACAAATGTAAGCTTTGATAATGCAGCAATTGAAGATATGATACAAAAGGTCAGAGCAGAAAAAGACTCTCTGGTTGGCGACTGTAATAAATGTCAGTCTCCTTGTGGACGAACTGACGAATATGATATGCAACAGCTATGGAATGCTGATGAAGATATCCGTTCCCTGAAGTCACTTATTCTCTTTGGTATTCGCGGAATGGCTGCATATGCCTATCATGCATATGTCCTGAATTTTGAAGATCCCGAGGTAAATCAGTTTTTCTGTGAAGCCTTGTTCAGGATTGGTTACGCAGAAAGTATGGATGAGCTGCTTCAAACAGTTCTCAAGGTAGGTGAAATCAATCTAAAGTGCATGGCACTTCTAGACAAGGCAAATACACAAACCTATGGAACACCGGAGCCAACAGATGTTACGCTTACGGTGGAAAAGGGACCTTTTATCGTAGTAACCGGACACGATTTAAAGGACCTGCAGCTTTTGCTTGAACAGACAAATGGAAAGGGAATCAATATCTACACTCATGGTGAAATGCTCCCTGCCCATGCATATCCACTCTTAAAGAAATTCCCTCACTTGAAAGGAAATTTCGGAACAGCATGGCAGAATCAGCAAAAAGAATTTGATCATATTCCTGCTCCTATTCTCTACACCACAAATTGTCTGATGCCTCCAAAAAGCAGCTACATCGACAGAGTGTTCACAACAGAAGTGGTTGCCTTCCCGGGTACTGTTCATATCGATGAACAGAAGGATTTCACTCCTGTTATTGAAAAAGCACTTGAGCTCGGTGGTTACAAGGAGGATCAGACCTTCACAGGCATAAATGGCGGCACACAGGTAACAACCGGTTTTGGTCATTCAGCAATCCTGTCCCATGCGGATACGGTAATAGAGGCCGTAAAATCAGGAGCTATCCGTCATTTCTTCCTGGTTGCCGGCTGTGATGGTGCCAAACCGGGCAGAAATTACTATACAGAATTTGTAAAACAGACGCCTTCTGACAGTATCGTCCTGACTCTGGCATGTGGAAAATTTCGTTTCAACGATCTAAATCTCGGAGAAATTGGTGGTCTTCCGCGACTGATGGATATGGGACAGTGTAATGACGCTTATGGCGCGATACAGGTTGCAATAGCACTTGCGGATGCATTTGGATGTTCAGTAAACGAGCTTCCGCTTTCCTTTGTACTCTCCTGGTATGAACAGAAAGCAGTCTGCATCCTCTTAACACTGTTACATCTTGGTATAAAAAATATCCGTCTCGGTCCTTCTCTACCGGCGTTCCTTTCTCCTAACATTCTGAACTTTCTGGTAGAAAACTATGGGATTGCACCTATTACCACACCGGAGGAAGACATCAAAGTGCTGTTGAAACAATAA
- a CDS encoding ankyrin repeat domain-containing protein: MDISLVAKMKKYDEFISCYNEGDEKKVYKGKSLLFYSLSNNDTESRYLITDFLLNKGAEVNVINECGENLLHILLSRTKHNIKQTAELCKKLIDKGVNINQLDEKERVPLQYLINLKYTDEELEPLYQIWFAQNSILVNHKNAWGKTPLEIAEQMPYRASLLERMKKYE, encoded by the coding sequence ATGGATATAAGTTTAGTAGCAAAAATGAAAAAGTATGATGAGTTTATTTCCTGCTATAATGAAGGTGACGAGAAAAAAGTATATAAAGGTAAATCATTATTATTTTATTCATTATCCAATAATGATACAGAAAGTCGTTATTTAATAACAGATTTTTTACTCAATAAAGGTGCTGAAGTTAATGTGATAAATGAGTGTGGCGAAAATCTGTTGCATATTCTACTGTCAAGAACAAAGCACAATATAAAACAGACAGCAGAGTTGTGCAAAAAATTAATTGATAAGGGAGTAAACATTAATCAATTAGATGAGAAGGAAAGAGTACCCTTACAGTATTTGATTAACTTAAAATATACAGATGAGGAACTTGAACCATTATATCAAATTTGGTTTGCACAGAACAGTATTTTGGTTAATCACAAGAATGCATGGGGAAAAACACCATTGGAAATTGCGGAGCAAATGCCGTATAGAGCAAGTTTGTTGGAGAGGATGAAAAAGTATGAGTGA